The Paenibacillus tianjinensis genome has a window encoding:
- the ku gene encoding non-homologous end joining protein Ku, translating to MHTIWKGAISFGLVHVPVKLYAATEEKEIALQLLHRNCHGSIKNQRFCPSCGTSVEQEAIIKGYPIDTNQYVTFEKEELDKIQEESSKRINIIDFIKEDQIDLMFTQKAYFLGPDTHGSNAYFLFLKALETSKRLAIGKLTLRSNTKLCVMKPLNGNCIQLATMHYANEIRPITNVPNLSNSTSIDENQLKLALQIVKGMSGKSDIASLSNPEQERLQAAIQSKIAGQQIISKPTQEAEVVIDLLEALQKSVKMSKSKSKPRQVAQNSEEKLG from the coding sequence ATGCATACCATATGGAAGGGTGCCATCAGCTTTGGGCTCGTACATGTACCCGTCAAACTCTATGCAGCAACCGAAGAGAAAGAGATTGCTCTTCAGTTGCTTCATCGTAATTGCCATGGATCAATTAAAAATCAGAGGTTTTGTCCCTCTTGTGGCACTTCCGTAGAACAGGAGGCAATTATCAAGGGATATCCAATTGATACAAATCAGTATGTAACTTTTGAAAAAGAAGAATTGGATAAAATTCAAGAAGAATCCAGCAAAAGAATTAACATCATTGATTTTATCAAAGAGGATCAGATTGACCTGATGTTTACTCAGAAAGCTTATTTCCTTGGTCCGGATACCCATGGAAGTAATGCGTACTTCTTATTTCTAAAGGCTCTTGAGACTTCTAAACGATTGGCAATAGGCAAACTTACTCTTCGCTCAAATACGAAACTATGTGTAATGAAACCTCTTAATGGGAATTGCATTCAACTGGCCACCATGCACTATGCTAATGAGATTAGACCGATCACTAATGTCCCAAACTTATCAAACAGTACTTCTATTGATGAAAACCAACTGAAGCTGGCCTTGCAGATAGTTAAGGGGATGTCAGGTAAATCGGATATAGCCTCTCTCTCCAATCCTGAACAAGAAAGACTACAAGCAGCCATACAATCTAAGATTGCTGGTCAACAGATCATCTCTAAACCAACACAAGAAGCTGAGGTAGTTATTGACTTACTGGAGGCGCTTCAGAAAAGTGTTAAAATGAGTAAGAGCAAATCAAAGCCAAGGCAAGTTGCTCAGAATAGTGAAGAAAAGTTGGGATAA
- a CDS encoding ATP-binding protein yields MEIPHVQIGTHPIETGDYIIPTKEVLRLMGSMMRIVNNRLPGMIVYGRPRIGKTWALRFAIEHLPTNFGAPLPILLANCNSYRVPSEEKFYSDLLSDFKFPFTSKRNPPELRRQIVNFMLEKAEKSKLRRLVLIIDEAHRLTEAHYNWLMDIYNALVQKKISMTVISVGQEELLARRTFFLEQKRSQIIGRFMTHEHDFHGIRTWEDMQLILGGYDSPEISCYPEGSGWSFSQYFFPEGYQKKERLENEAKMLFELFADLRKEHGVSATLEIPMEYFSFTIENALKKYGVHGDQHYWINKAQWREAIEMSGYVESEIYMALV; encoded by the coding sequence ATGGAAATACCTCATGTACAGATAGGAACACATCCAATTGAAACAGGTGACTACATCATTCCGACAAAAGAAGTTTTACGCCTAATGGGCAGTATGATGAGAATCGTGAATAATCGTCTCCCAGGGATGATTGTATATGGTAGGCCGAGAATAGGGAAGACATGGGCTTTACGTTTTGCTATTGAACATTTACCTACAAATTTTGGCGCACCCTTGCCTATTCTCTTAGCCAATTGTAATTCTTACCGTGTACCAAGTGAGGAGAAGTTCTATTCAGATCTCCTTAGTGACTTCAAGTTTCCTTTTACATCAAAACGAAATCCACCGGAATTACGAAGACAGATTGTAAACTTTATGCTTGAAAAAGCGGAAAAATCAAAACTACGGCGTTTAGTACTCATCATTGACGAAGCACACCGGCTCACAGAGGCTCATTACAATTGGCTGATGGATATCTACAATGCGCTTGTTCAGAAAAAAATATCAATGACTGTAATATCCGTTGGCCAAGAAGAACTCCTTGCAAGAAGAACTTTTTTTCTGGAGCAAAAAAGATCTCAAATTATTGGTCGATTTATGACACATGAACATGATTTTCATGGAATAAGAACCTGGGAAGATATGCAGCTGATTCTAGGTGGTTATGATTCTCCCGAAATCTCTTGTTATCCAGAAGGAAGCGGGTGGAGCTTCAGTCAATACTTCTTTCCAGAAGGTTATCAAAAGAAGGAACGATTAGAGAACGAAGCAAAAATGTTATTTGAGCTATTCGCAGATTTACGAAAGGAACATGGGGTTTCAGCAACGTTGGAAATACCCATGGAATATTTCTCATTCACAATTGAGAATGCACTAAAAAAGTATGGGGTACATGGAGATCAACACTACTGGATTAACAAAGCACAGTGGAGGGAAGCAATTGAAATGTCGGGATATGTAGAGTCAGAAATCTACATGGCCCTTGTTTAA
- a CDS encoding TVP38/TMEM64 family protein, producing MTTHIVELLGESGYFAIILSLVLNILISIFAFIPSVFLTGANITFFGFLNGMMISFFGEVLGAIVSFVLYRRGFLSLIRGIKNENKYLKRLQQTSGYEAFFLILALRILPFIPSGLVNISSSVSRVSWVTFGLATMLGKLPALIIEAYSIQQLLILSKEYLSVALILISIVLILIIFTVSKRRHY from the coding sequence ATGACTACGCACATCGTTGAATTGTTAGGTGAAAGTGGTTATTTCGCCATTATCTTAAGTCTGGTTTTAAATATATTAATAAGCATTTTTGCATTCATCCCTAGTGTATTTCTCACAGGAGCTAACATCACCTTTTTCGGTTTTCTCAACGGAATGATGATTTCCTTTTTCGGAGAAGTGCTTGGGGCAATTGTTAGCTTTGTTCTCTATCGCAGGGGGTTCTTGTCCTTAATACGAGGTATAAAAAATGAGAATAAATATTTGAAGAGACTTCAACAAACTTCTGGTTATGAAGCATTCTTTCTTATTCTTGCTTTAAGAATACTCCCGTTTATCCCTTCAGGATTGGTTAATATATCGAGTTCCGTTAGTCGTGTTAGCTGGGTCACTTTTGGATTAGCAACTATGCTTGGAAAGCTGCCAGCTCTGATTATAGAGGCTTATTCTATTCAGCAATTGCTGATTCTCAGCAAGGAATATCTCAGTGTGGCTTTGATTTTAATAAGTATCGTACTCATTCTAATCATTTTCACGGTTAGTAAAAGAAGACACTACTAA
- a CDS encoding TnsA endonuclease N-terminal domain-containing protein → MKNRQLPYIPIVMPRSKKYGSNYWNSRGLKVDRDVILYSDLEYDHWVRMETTPDVIEYCEQPLEINYVLNEKRHKTIFDMCALHKNGIRIFIEVKYEKDLKPTSRKYDVTMRQIEAQREWCRLNDVLHEVRTEKYIRTGPYAIENRLKILKSITNQKVPHFLQDVSDSIGNHKISIRNLGKNLMSLGSYDVFLACYWLYYIGTINADLDSAIWNLDMEVWKVEPNKNH, encoded by the coding sequence ATGAAAAATCGACAGTTACCCTATATCCCTATTGTCATGCCTAGAAGTAAGAAGTATGGAAGCAATTACTGGAACAGTAGGGGACTTAAAGTAGACAGAGATGTAATTCTCTATAGTGATCTTGAATATGACCATTGGGTGAGAATGGAGACTACTCCAGATGTGATCGAATATTGTGAACAACCATTAGAAATCAATTATGTTCTAAATGAAAAACGACATAAAACGATATTTGATATGTGTGCGCTTCATAAGAATGGTATTCGGATTTTTATTGAAGTGAAATATGAGAAAGACCTGAAACCAACAAGCCGGAAGTACGATGTTACCATGCGGCAGATTGAAGCACAGAGGGAATGGTGCCGCCTTAATGACGTACTACACGAAGTAAGAACAGAGAAATACATCAGGACAGGCCCATATGCAATAGAAAACCGGTTGAAAATTTTAAAGAGTATAACAAATCAAAAAGTACCGCATTTTCTTCAGGATGTCTCCGATAGTATTGGTAACCACAAGATAAGTATCAGAAATCTCGGTAAAAATTTGATGAGCTTAGGTTCATACGATGTGTTTTTGGCTTGTTATTGGCTTTATTATATAGGGACAATCAACGCTGACTTAGACTCAGCAATTTGGAATCTGGATATGGAGGTGTGGAAGGTTGAGCCGAACAAGAATCATTGA
- a CDS encoding IS256 family transposase → MGLWTKQQLREFIKENNLVSAQDAQNALKELFAETIQEMLEAEMDTHLGYGKHEVKAKLTPNSRNGKSRKTVVSEYGEQEIAIPRDRLGEFEPLVVKKHQSNVTGIEEQIIALYAKGISTREIQDHLGQMYGIEVSPTLISNVTNKIVPLIKEWQNRPLQGVYAVVYLDAIHFKVKQDGAIINKAAYMVIGIDLDGNKDVLGMWIGENESSKFWLSVLNELKNRGVGDILIICVDNLSGFSQAIAACYPQTEIQKCIIHQIRSSTRYVSYKDIKKVTADLKPIYKAATEEGALLELDRFEEVWGAKYPLIIRSWRTNWDELATFFKYPPEIRKLIYTTNMIESYHRQLRKVTKGKSIFPTDEALLKMLYLATVDVTRKWTGRVQNWGQMLLQLSVFFPDRVGQHLR, encoded by the coding sequence ATGGGACTTTGGACAAAACAACAGTTACGGGAATTTATTAAGGAAAACAACTTGGTAAGCGCACAGGATGCGCAGAATGCTCTAAAAGAGCTATTTGCGGAGACGATTCAGGAGATGCTGGAAGCCGAAATGGACACTCATTTAGGCTACGGAAAGCATGAAGTGAAGGCGAAGCTCACGCCAAACAGCCGTAACGGAAAGAGCCGTAAAACGGTTGTCAGTGAGTACGGGGAACAGGAAATCGCTATCCCTCGTGACCGTCTGGGTGAGTTTGAGCCACTTGTCGTCAAGAAGCATCAGTCGAACGTAACCGGCATCGAAGAGCAAATCATCGCTCTGTACGCCAAAGGGATTAGTACCCGAGAAATTCAGGATCACCTGGGGCAGATGTATGGCATTGAGGTGTCGCCTACGCTCATTTCCAATGTCACAAATAAGATTGTTCCTCTCATTAAAGAATGGCAGAATCGGCCTCTGCAAGGCGTTTACGCTGTTGTCTATCTGGATGCGATCCACTTCAAAGTCAAGCAAGACGGGGCCATTATCAACAAGGCTGCCTACATGGTCATTGGCATTGATCTGGACGGAAACAAAGACGTGCTGGGCATGTGGATTGGTGAGAACGAGTCCTCCAAGTTCTGGCTCAGCGTGCTGAATGAACTCAAGAATCGTGGAGTGGGGGACATTCTCATTATCTGTGTGGATAACCTGTCCGGGTTCTCTCAAGCGATTGCGGCCTGCTATCCCCAAACTGAAATCCAGAAGTGTATTATTCACCAAATCCGCAGCTCTACACGGTACGTGTCTTACAAGGATATTAAGAAGGTGACCGCCGACTTAAAGCCTATATACAAGGCAGCTACCGAGGAAGGTGCCTTGCTTGAACTCGACCGTTTTGAGGAAGTCTGGGGGGCGAAATATCCCCTCATTATCCGTTCGTGGCGGACGAATTGGGACGAACTTGCTACTTTTTTCAAGTACCCGCCTGAGATACGTAAACTGATTTACACCACCAATATGATTGAGAGTTACCACCGTCAGCTTCGTAAAGTAACCAAAGGAAAGAGCATCTTTCCTACCGATGAAGCTCTGCTAAAAATGCTCTATCTGGCCACCGTCGATGTCACTCGAAAATGGACTGGACGTGTCCAAAACTGGGGCCAAATGCTGCTCCAGCTTTCGGTATTTTTCCCAGACCGGGTCGGTCAACACTTGCGTTAG
- a CDS encoding Mu transposase C-terminal domain-containing protein, with translation MQITERLEVSVAYITAKGIKFNDLYYTNGKMIQLGWFERALKKGEWKVPIIYDPIDVSEIYILHLYQVINASAINLSDQKINSDIQKLYFEAVQLLKTRLKGDSKE, from the coding sequence GTGCAAATAACAGAGCGTTTGGAAGTTAGTGTAGCTTATATAACTGCTAAAGGAATTAAATTTAATGATTTATACTATACAAACGGGAAGATGATTCAGCTTGGTTGGTTTGAAAGAGCACTAAAAAAAGGGGAGTGGAAGGTCCCCATTATTTACGACCCTATAGATGTTTCAGAAATATATATATTACATCTATATCAAGTAATAAATGCTTCCGCAATAAATTTGAGCGATCAAAAGATTAATTCAGATATCCAAAAGTTATATTTTGAAGCGGTTCAATTATTGAAAACCAGGCTGAAGGGAGACAGCAAAGAGTAG
- a CDS encoding helix-turn-helix domain-containing protein, which yields MNSSSCYREIGDLIRINREKLGLTQEALSLMIQLSRPTITNIEAGRQPVRIHYLYRIADALKISIHDLMP from the coding sequence ATGAATAGTAGTTCGTGTTATAGAGAGATTGGTGATTTAATACGCATAAACAGAGAAAAGCTTGGATTAACTCAAGAAGCTCTATCACTAATGATTCAACTCTCCAGACCTACCATTACAAACATCGAGGCTGGTCGCCAACCAGTGAGAATTCATTACTTGTATCGAATTGCTGATGCCCTCAAAATTTCTATACATGACTTAATGCCCTAA
- a CDS encoding ferritin-like domain-containing protein: protein MNMVYPYWIRSQFVPIWATSTQDALELMRTSVQGERNDELFYDQLIHLTPSQKQAEVITSIRNDERGHNQMFRQMYRELTGHEVTGVSNEVPEHVNSYIAGLQKAFQGELSAVEKYRKIWFGLPYGVYKDTLYGIILDEQKHAAKYNNLLIQNLPGN from the coding sequence ATGAATATGGTTTATCCCTATTGGATCAGATCACAATTCGTTCCCATTTGGGCAACTTCAACTCAAGACGCGCTTGAATTAATGAGGACTTCAGTCCAAGGGGAACGGAATGATGAACTTTTTTATGACCAACTCATTCATCTTACTCCTAGCCAGAAACAAGCTGAAGTTATTACCTCTATTCGGAATGATGAACGAGGGCATAATCAAATGTTCCGACAAATGTACAGAGAATTAACTGGACATGAAGTGACAGGAGTTAGTAACGAAGTTCCTGAACATGTTAATTCGTATATTGCCGGGTTGCAAAAAGCCTTCCAAGGTGAATTGTCAGCAGTTGAAAAGTATCGAAAGATATGGTTCGGCCTTCCTTATGGCGTTTATAAGGATACTTTGTATGGCATTATTCTCGATGAGCAAAAACATGCGGCAAAGTATAATAATTTATTGATACAGAACTTACCTGGAAATTAG
- a CDS encoding sensor histidine kinase, producing MSRKLLISHVGVALAALLSIVLLVNLVMNISFNQYQKNQQQTEIQSLLDDLEDAYNVSTGHWNTNVWMTISHQAMISDYMVRVYDQDRRLIWDTSQMGRQIQVNSQSAQDTIKKTIVKGNQQVGTLEFLPVKETTQSLNQKFLRMFNTLLWAAMILVIVGTYLFSRYMAKSISQPLLEIKDIASKMREGDLSSRVEMLNQNTEIDDVGRTLNHLADGLEKQDQLRKSLTTDVAHELRTPLTTIQSHLEAFQDGIWEPTPDKLQVCHDQVLRLVRLFSDLENLAAVENPMVQLMTEIVSLNEIVGESLNMVSSQFGQERLSADLISKSDVWITGDRSRLLQVFVNLISNAFKYTSSGSVHIEVLKEKAEGVVIVSDTGMGISKDELPYIFERFYRGEKSRNRKTGGAGIGLAVVKVIVDAHAGSIHVESEIEKGTTVLVRLPLIR from the coding sequence TTGAGCAGAAAGCTTCTTATTTCCCATGTCGGTGTGGCCCTTGCTGCGCTTCTATCTATTGTCTTGCTTGTGAACTTGGTAATGAACATCTCGTTTAACCAATATCAGAAGAACCAGCAGCAGACAGAAATACAAAGTTTACTGGACGATTTAGAAGACGCTTATAATGTGTCTACCGGCCACTGGAATACAAACGTTTGGATGACCATTTCGCACCAAGCGATGATTAGTGATTATATGGTTCGTGTTTATGATCAAGACCGTCGCTTGATTTGGGATACTAGTCAAATGGGCAGGCAGATACAAGTGAATTCCCAGTCTGCGCAAGACACCATTAAAAAAACAATCGTAAAAGGAAATCAGCAGGTAGGAACATTGGAATTTCTACCAGTGAAAGAAACGACGCAAAGTCTGAATCAGAAATTTCTGAGAATGTTTAATACCTTATTATGGGCCGCAATGATACTCGTAATTGTCGGGACGTATCTGTTCAGCCGGTACATGGCCAAAAGCATTAGCCAACCTCTCCTAGAGATTAAAGATATCGCTTCGAAAATGAGGGAGGGGGATCTCAGCTCCCGGGTTGAAATGTTAAATCAGAATACAGAAATTGATGACGTGGGGCGTACACTCAATCATTTGGCTGATGGATTGGAGAAGCAAGATCAATTAAGGAAATCACTGACCACTGATGTGGCACATGAGTTGCGAACACCCTTAACAACAATTCAAAGCCATTTGGAAGCCTTTCAGGATGGCATTTGGGAACCGACGCCGGATAAACTACAAGTGTGCCATGATCAAGTCCTGCGACTTGTCAGGCTCTTCAGTGATTTGGAAAATCTGGCTGCTGTAGAGAATCCAATGGTTCAGCTTATGACGGAGATCGTCTCACTTAACGAAATCGTTGGTGAGTCTTTAAATATGGTATCCAGCCAGTTTGGGCAGGAAAGACTTTCAGCTGACCTGATAAGTAAAAGTGACGTTTGGATCACAGGGGACCGTTCGCGGCTCCTTCAGGTTTTTGTAAATCTGATAAGCAATGCTTTCAAATACACGAGTTCTGGAAGTGTTCATATTGAAGTGTTAAAAGAGAAAGCAGAAGGCGTCGTTATCGTTTCCGATACCGGAATGGGAATATCTAAAGATGAACTCCCCTATATCTTTGAACGTTTTTACCGCGGAGAGAAATCAAGGAACCGGAAAACTGGCGGAGCCGGAATAGGACTTGCGGTTGTTAAAGTCATAGTGGATGCTCATGCCGGATCTATTCATGTTGAAAGTGAGATAGAGAAAGGAACTACCGTTCTTGTTCGTCTTCCATTAATTCGATGA
- a CDS encoding response regulator transcription factor, with protein MKFVKILVVDDEENILQVIKAYLEKNKYIVYEADTGRGAIHLFETLKPDLIVLDLMLPDMTGEEVCRMVRKSSNVPILMLTAKSSEDDMVNGLMIGADDYITKPFSPRELLARVISLLRRTIQPQLGNMSLLSYAQGDLTMDLERYEVRIHEEPVSFTLMEFKLLEILAKHPKRVFSRLELVNLTQGDTYEGFERTIDVHIKNIRQKIGDDPKHPVFIGTVFGVGYKFLVSHDVY; from the coding sequence ATGAAGTTCGTGAAAATTTTAGTGGTGGATGATGAAGAAAATATCTTGCAGGTTATTAAGGCTTATTTGGAAAAGAATAAATATATTGTGTACGAAGCCGATACAGGACGAGGCGCGATTCATCTTTTTGAAACCTTAAAGCCCGATCTGATCGTGCTGGATTTGATGCTTCCAGACATGACTGGAGAGGAAGTATGCAGAATGGTACGCAAATCATCGAACGTTCCGATCCTCATGCTGACTGCAAAAAGCAGTGAAGACGATATGGTGAATGGGCTCATGATTGGAGCCGATGATTATATTACTAAACCATTCAGCCCAAGAGAGCTGCTCGCTCGGGTGATTAGCCTATTAAGAAGAACCATTCAGCCGCAATTGGGGAATATGTCACTGCTGTCTTATGCCCAAGGCGATTTAACTATGGATTTGGAACGTTATGAGGTAAGAATTCACGAGGAGCCAGTATCTTTTACCCTTATGGAGTTCAAGCTACTTGAAATTTTAGCGAAGCATCCGAAGAGAGTGTTCTCACGACTTGAACTTGTTAACCTTACTCAGGGTGATACCTATGAAGGATTCGAGCGGACCATCGATGTTCATATTAAGAATATTAGACAAAAAATTGGCGATGATCCTAAACACCCTGTTTTTATTGGCACTGTATTTGGAGTGGGGTATAAATTCTTGGTGAGTCATGATGTCTATTAG
- a CDS encoding SHOCT domain-containing protein, with amino-acid sequence MMMGYGSGFGIFGLVINFLLIVGVIYLVIKWVRGDGNSRFIDNTPERILDERFARGEITEEEYYRMKSILRD; translated from the coding sequence ATGATGATGGGTTATGGCTCTGGATTTGGAATATTTGGATTAGTCATCAATTTTTTACTGATCGTAGGTGTAATCTATTTGGTGATAAAATGGGTTAGGGGAGATGGGAATTCACGATTTATTGACAATACTCCAGAGAGAATCTTGGATGAACGCTTTGCAAGAGGTGAAATCACGGAAGAAGAATATTACCGGATGAAGAGCATTTTGCGGGATTAA
- a CDS encoding ArsR/SmtB family transcription factor, translated as MNHVKTDWLPKNDNEMNDVIKQSLTVLPVLNNEEGLRNKALLLKALGDETRLRIIGILKVQDSCLCELVSGLVIPASTLTHHLQILERGGVIQSRKEKKFTIFSIVHDKNLDLYISQNS; from the coding sequence ATGAATCACGTAAAAACCGATTGGCTACCCAAAAACGACAATGAAATGAATGATGTTATCAAACAATCGCTTACTGTTCTCCCGGTATTAAACAATGAAGAGGGACTGCGAAATAAAGCTCTTTTATTAAAAGCATTGGGTGATGAAACCAGATTGAGAATTATCGGCATATTGAAAGTTCAGGACTCATGTCTTTGTGAATTAGTATCTGGATTAGTCATTCCAGCTTCTACATTGACGCATCACTTGCAGATCCTGGAGCGTGGAGGCGTTATCCAATCGAGAAAGGAAAAAAAATTCACCATTTTTTCCATTGTTCATGATAAGAATTTAGACCTTTATATTTCACAAAATTCATAA
- a CDS encoding permease has product MTILYLLNLNAGTNAMQISAFSLKEMLLVIPPIFILLGILDTWVPKEVMMKYMGEKSGWKGIVLAFLIGSAAAGPLYGAFPVAAVLMKKGVKFSNILIFIGAWSTTKIPMLLFEMSALGTTFAITRLLIDIPGILIIAYLLEAMISNEYRTELYKKAEYL; this is encoded by the coding sequence ATGACCATTTTGTATTTGTTGAACCTAAATGCCGGTACGAATGCTATGCAAATATCAGCATTCAGCCTGAAAGAGATGCTTCTTGTCATTCCCCCCATCTTTATTCTGTTGGGGATTCTGGATACTTGGGTACCCAAGGAGGTCATGATGAAATACATGGGGGAAAAATCGGGATGGAAGGGAATCGTGCTCGCCTTTCTGATTGGTTCAGCGGCTGCAGGTCCCCTGTATGGAGCTTTTCCGGTTGCCGCAGTTTTGATGAAAAAGGGCGTCAAATTCAGCAATATTCTAATCTTCATCGGGGCATGGTCCACTACGAAGATTCCAATGCTCCTGTTCGAAATGTCCGCTTTGGGAACGACTTTTGCCATTACCCGGCTTCTGATTGATATTCCGGGCATCCTGATCATCGCCTACCTGCTAGAAGCGATGATCTCGAACGAGTATAGAACAGAACTATACAAAAAAGCTGAATATCTTTAA
- a CDS encoding NusG domain II-containing protein codes for MMKKIGIKKADLILITCILLIALTLLGVELLRKDQPNTGTYASIRIDNKLYKEVELTDEPQIIKIQTKRGYDILKVHDRGIEVIESDCPQKICFSFGLISRPRQSIICLPLRMIVEVKPNSTDDIDAIL; via the coding sequence ATGATGAAGAAAATTGGCATTAAGAAAGCGGATTTAATTCTTATCACATGTATTTTGCTAATAGCCCTGACTCTTTTAGGAGTAGAGTTGCTTAGAAAGGACCAGCCCAATACCGGTACTTATGCAAGTATACGTATAGATAATAAACTATATAAAGAGGTAGAACTCACGGATGAGCCCCAAATTATCAAGATTCAAACAAAAAGAGGATACGATATACTCAAAGTTCATGATAGAGGGATCGAAGTAATTGAATCGGACTGCCCGCAAAAAATCTGTTTTAGCTTTGGTTTAATATCAAGACCAAGACAATCTATCATTTGCCTACCTCTGCGAATGATTGTTGAAGTAAAGCCTAATTCAACTGATGATATAGATGCGATCCTATAA
- a CDS encoding helix-turn-helix domain-containing protein, whose product METSVMKKIGQRVRDIRKSKGLSQEQLGEKSGFHFSYIGGVERAEKNITLINLIKIADALEVPIIDLFSYTRHQKSVLNEKDIMLNQLVDILMSLKKSDLRKVQLFLDEFFEK is encoded by the coding sequence ATGGAAACTTCCGTAATGAAGAAGATAGGACAGCGTGTCCGTGATATCCGTAAATCAAAAGGGTTGTCACAAGAACAGCTGGGTGAAAAGTCCGGCTTTCATTTTTCCTACATAGGCGGCGTCGAGAGAGCAGAAAAAAATATTACCCTAATCAATTTAATTAAAATTGCTGACGCATTAGAGGTACCTATTATCGATCTGTTCTCCTATACAAGACATCAAAAATCAGTACTAAATGAAAAAGACATCATGTTAAATCAATTGGTTGATATCCTGATGAGTTTAAAGAAAAGCGATCTTCGCAAAGTCCAACTATTCTTAGATGAGTTTTTCGAAAAATAG